From the Vespa velutina chromosome 16, iVesVel2.1, whole genome shotgun sequence genome, one window contains:
- the LOC124954836 gene encoding uncharacterized protein LOC124954836: MQEDIFPAAEKILSDIENILKKDSSVKTFEIIPAEDNENKSPVFHQEECLGLASWCVQPLYCYVHRRLFEHRRNKHRREDPNNVARWLLGALLLNPDVSTFWNMRRELVKNYKLDVTEELDFTRLVLYKKAKCFEAFAYRRWLLPYLLDGEGKNYDPVPTESPLCIEMDITSTCADRYATNYHAFSHRRYVMALKEYRGYTHPNFDSEWKSTLTWCRSNVSDYSGFCYRQYLLEKCLLETDTNTKSNIFKCIKINEYRLRSQLVMDYVADLVHINSDDNNSQNNETNEDLTLAEHGPTLRTLDLLHGKRRSSITSNNIIAGNNNSCNNTSTSTSHSTSHSSSSSTTTITTTTTTTTTTTTTNTNTTTTTTSQLKPWQICFQALSYWVEECRINEDLIRLYDDHETLWYQRRYLAHILIRLIESYKKYSYYKSEIIVDPRHRIIPNEYNNVDEMTDDKSKIKALLVEAFINRTRDIVELAMKRDTHEKLIVDKFLRYLNDVGLKL; encoded by the exons ATGCAAGAAGATATATTTCCAGCCGCAGAGAAAATCCTTTCCGATATCGAGAACATCCTGAAAAAGGATTCCTCTGT aaagaCATTTGAGATCATACCTGCCGAGGACAACGAGAACAAGTCGCCGGTGTTTCATCAGGAAGAATGTTTGGGTTTAGCCTCTTGGTGCGTGCAACCACTTTATTGCTACGTACATCGTCGTTTGTTTGAACACCGTCGAAATAAACATAGACGAGAGGATCCAAATAACGTTGCTAGATGGCTATTAGGTGCGTTGCTGTTAAATCCAGACGTATCGACGTTTTGGAATATGAGAAGAGAGTTGgtcaaaaattacaaattggACGTTACCGAAGAATTAGATTTCACACGAttggtattatataaaaaggcAAAATGTTTTGAAGCATTTGCGTATCGCCGTTGGTTATTACCATATTTATTAGACggcgaaggaaaaaattatgatcCTGTACCAACGGAATCGCCTTTGTGCATTGAAATGGACATTACTAGTACATGCGCCGATAGATACGCAACTAATTATCATGCCTTCAGTCATCGTAGATACGTTATGGCACTTAAGGAATATCGCGGATATACTCATCCTAATTTCGATAGCGAATGGAAAAGTACTTTAACATGGTGCCGATCAAATGTATCCGATTATAGCGGCTTTTGTTACCGACAATATCTTTTGGAGAAGTGCCTGCTCGAGACCGACACAAATACCAAGAGTAATATCttcaaatgtattaaaatcaatgaatatcGATTACGTTCGCAATTGGTAATGGATTACGTTGCCGATTTGGTTCATATTAATTCTGACGACAATAATTCTCAAAATAATGAAACTAACGAAGATTTGACGTTGGCCGAACACGGTCCTACGCTTCGTACTCTTGATCTACTTCATGGTAAAAGACGATCCAGCATTACCAGCAACAACATCATCGCCGGTAACAACAATAGTTGTAATAACACCAGCACCAGTACCAGCCATAGCACCAGTcacagcagcagtagcagtactactactattactactactactactactactactactactactactactaatactaatactactacaactactaccTCGCAACTCAAACCCTGGCAAATATGTTTTCAAGCTTTGTCTTATTGGGTAGAGGAATGTAGGATCAATGAAGACTTGATTAGATTGTACGACGATCACGAAACTCTTTGGTATCAACGTAGATATCTCGCTCATATTCTAATACGCCTCATCGAATCctacaaaaaatattcctaTTATAAGTCTGAAATAATCGTTGATCCTCGTCATCGTATCATaccaaatgaatataataacgtcGATGAAATGACCGATGACAAAAGTAAAATCAAGGCTCTTCTCGTTGAAGCTTTCATAAATCGTACCCGTGACATCGTTGAGTTAGCCATGAAACGTGACACCCACGAGAAACTCATTGTCGACAAATTCCTAAGATATCTAAATGACGTTGGTCTTAAGCTTTGA